GAAGGATTTTCTAAAACTCTACAGGACGAAAGCCGAGGCGGAACAATCAATAAATGCTCAGGGATCTTCAACCGTATTTGTATTGCTAATAgcactttttaggattccgttcCAGTCCTTCTGCCCATCTGTCTGTGTCACTGCCATTTCAAAAACATACTAAGTATAAGAGCTGTACCTAAAATGTTTGTACAAATGATTGTCCATTTATAGAAACCTATAATTGCTGGTCTGTAGCGGCCTATTTTacgttttgaaaatatttttgcagaGTACCTACTTCCTGAACATGAAAACCGTGACttcgaaaaataaattattagtgTACCTCATAGCCATACATTATTCACTTTGTAGTCATTATGAGAATTTTTAGAGAGttgtagaaaaaaaataggtacctttTAAGAAATAATGATCACGTGATGATAAGTGTtttgacacgcacttgaccatttttttataatttatttaataagatGATCTTTTTATTGCATACAAAAGAAAAATGGTTCGAGATTCGCATATTGCAAACTGAGTACAAAGGgcaactatagtccgcgataggtcgaaAAGGCAATCGATGTTATGTGCGGGGCGTCGTCTCGCCTCccacacgtcactcgcgctcatccacaccgggttagcgtgggggctgtgcgggtgtgcggggcgtaacccaattgccatctcaacctgtcgggttgtcgcgtactatacctacttagtaacgtcactgttaaaattatttcgtgCAATGTTCAGCTCATTGATGACAAACCCCAACCCttatattctgtggtttagCTCAATTTAAGTATTTATACCCGGTCTGAAAATTGCTAACTCTACGTCGTCGGTTGGATAAAACATTAAAAGTAGCCGGGAGCAAAATGAAAAAGCAACATTTACCCATTGATCCGTTCTTCgaagttaaattttaattacaaGTTTGAATTATGCTGTGCTCAgtcactaattattatttctaggTTGCCATCTTATAAAAGCAATCGAATTAAACGGAGAAAACAGATAACGATTAATGAGtttatttaacttaatttaaattactaTATCTGTGTAGAAAGTGTTTGTGtgcacttatttatttaaacatctaaTTTCAAATATTCCAATCCAGTAGTCAATtattctgacgattcaaaaacatcttgtaaaagtttatatttgaattaaaaatattctattctaacaaaAAGAAATACCTTTAGGCCGGGTTCCCACTACGCCGGACCGGCAGATCTGCCGAAAACCGGACACCGGACAGAGTGTTCACATTACATCGGATCCCGGAAGAAATTCAGACAGTCCTCAGTTGAATTTGGACCTGCGCGCACAATGGACGACGAAATTGTTGTGTTGTGGTGGTATCTTAATAGAAggcaaaataaaagaaaacattggGTACACCCTATTTTACGGGAAAGATTTTCACTTGGAACATTTGAAACATTAATGGGTGAACTTAGAAGAGACGAATCAAAGTTCTTCAATTATTTTCGAATGACAGCAACCACTTTTGACGATTTACTGGGACGACTAGACATAAGAGTACGAGATACAAGTTTCAGAGAATGTATTTGCCCAGAACAAAGATTAGCCATATGTCTAAGGTAAGATTATTTTATGCACTAGATTGCGTAATAATAGttttgacgtaggtacctacttaagactgtatgaatgaatgaatgtttgctatgtatgtttgtttcaTGAATGTGAATATAtataatgtgtgtgtgtgtgagggTGTATGTATTTGATAATCATTATGAATTAAAAATGCAaacaattatttaagtatttatttgtagTCAAACTTAAATCCCTTCAAAATCTAAGTAATCTGAGTCTTGGGAATGTATGGAACGATTACTAGATGCTGATGGCGAAGCTGGAATCGGATTCGATGTCTGAGATGAAGTTGATGGTATAGATGTTGTTGCCTGTTGATTGCTACTATTATATTGCGTAGAGTATCCAGGGTAGTGTTGATCTTGCGTAGGTATTGGCTGTTGATTGACGCTATTATGTGTGTAGTATCCAGAATACTGATCTGGTCCGGTTATCTGATTATATGAATCACGCCAATGTCCGTAATTTGGTCTCTCATAAttcctacttttaattttttgcaaCATTGTCATGACGCTAGCTTGAAATTCTAAAGTCTCTTCGATAGTTAAAGTGTTCAAGATTGGTATAATGCCTTTGAAGAAAGATAGATGATGGTTTTCCTTTTCTGGGTTTATTCTGGACTCCAAAAACTTTACCATCCTGTCATTTACCTCtttattatcaatttttttttatctttaattAAAGGTGAACGAAAATCTGATTCCATGCCTACTTCAGTCTCGGTTCTTGCTTTTTTTGAAACTGACTCATGTGGTGGTCGAGGTTCGGAgacttttttcaaaaacattaatTGCTCGTGATATAAATAATTTCGTGTCTTTTTGGTCGAAGATCCAGATTTAGACTCATCTTTTTGTTTCTTTACTGTCTTAAGCCACGAATCTCGTATATTATTCCATTTAGTTGAAACCTGTTTTCctgaaatcaataaaaaaatatcataaaacaaTACAATTTGTTTCTTGGTGACGTATAAAGTAATAAtgtattaacaaaaaatactttttttttcagatatttAGCTTCAGGATGTTCATTCAAAGAAATACATTACTCATACAGAGTAGGCGTTTCGACAATAAGTAAACTAATAAAAGAAATGACCCACGTCATTTGGGAAAACCTAAAGACAGATTTCCTTAAGCTGCCTGATACTGAGAGAGAATGGGAGGACATCGCTTCAGGATTCGAAAGAAAAGCCAACTTTCCTCACTGTCTTGGAGCAGTAGATGGCAAACATATCAGAATTTTGAAACCAGCCAAGAGTGGTTCTATGTTCTTTAATTACAAGGAGTATTATTCTTTTGTATTAATGGCAGTTGTCGATTCAGAGtaccgatttatttttattagtgtgGGCTCATTTGGCAAGGAATGCGATTCCAGTATATTAAAGGATAGTACATTTTGGCAAAAGATCAATGATGGTACTTTAAATGTACCAAAGCCTAGACCGCTTCATGAAAACTTGCACGAAGAATTACCGTTTATACTTGTTGGCGATGAAGGCTTTGCTTTAACACCTAATCTCCTACGTCCATATGGAGGTACACATTTGAATActgataaaaagatttttaactaTAGACTAAGTCGAGCAAGAAGGTATGTTGAGTGCGCTTTTGGTATTCTGGCAAATAAGTGGCGAATAATCCATCGAGCTATAGATCTCAACGTAGACACAGCAATTCAAGTAATTAAAGCTTGTGCAGTCTTACATAATTTTGTAAGAGAAAAAGATGGTATAAATTTTGAAAGTTACCAAAATATAGAACATAGACAAGAACAAGAAACTACACTCATGAATCGAAATGTGTCGAGTCGAGGTGGCCCTAATGCCAACGCTATACGGACatcatttactaattattttgtttcagatatTGGTTCCGTCCCGTGGCAGGCAGcagctataaaataaaatttatcaatGCATTTACATTCTatcaataaaacattaaaaactcACCGTactgttttctttctttttcatcCAGTTCATCGAAGTTTGGTTTCAGTATTAAACATACTTCACGCCATGCTGCTAACTTTAAGTTTTTGTCTTTATAAACGTCTTCGGTCTTATCCCACAGAACAGGTCTCTCTTGGACAAGCGTAATTAAAGTTTCTGCTTGAATATCCATGCTAAACGTCTACTTTTACCAGAACATGCGAGCCGAATGACGTGAGTGGAACACGGGCGGGGCGAGGGGAGCACGAGCAGGGCGAGCGGGGGACAGATACCGGCACAAACTCGTTCACATTACTCCGGGCCCGGTCGTTCTACCGGCAATTCGTAGTGACAAAACGTTCGGTAGAAATGCCGGGCTCGGCAAAAATGCCGGACCCGGGATaatgtgaatagcttcatataaattgTACAGCCACTAGCTCTTCCGGCAGATTTACCGGCGCGGCAGATCTGCCGGTCCGGCGTAGTGGGAACCCGGccttaggatttttgaaagtcatgaatttaaaattcaaagacTGTTTTACAGAAATAAAGATATGGGAAAGATAGGTATGATTGCATAATTATTAACAGCTTAAAAGTATTGCAACAAAATagaaatcataaaaattatacattGTATTAAAACAAGaagaattacaataaaattattgtgcTTTAGGGTGCAAAGGTGGATACATAGTGAtcttttaaatcccgtgggtactggGGTAACACTTTTCTAGATTTTGGAAAGTAAAACTATCTAAATACCAATTAATAGTAACATTAGTTTCTGAAAAACCATGTTTAGTATTCCTGAATTTCGTAGACTTAGAAAGGAAAAAGGTctctctataaaaaaatatccaaaTCAAGTGCGCCAAGATTGTACCGTTTCCGAGGAAACgaagttatattataatacgtAAACGTATAATAAAAGAATTGTTCGATTAAAATATAAGATTCGATACCTAGTGAAGTCAAATGATGCAACTCTAGATAGAGTAGAGCATTCATAATATCTGTTTCAAACTTTGAGCGGTACCTAGATGAAAAGCGTCTAATAGAAGGATGGAGGAGTTAATTTTCATCAGTCTCAGACTAAGTTTCATCCATTCATTCGCTTATCTACATAATTTGTAGAGCATGAAACAAATAGGCAAGCAACACGCCGTTGTCAGGAGAACATGTTTTATGTGAAACAATAAGGGACAAATTTTGTATAATACACCATTGTTATACCACCACCACAATGACTTCGGTATTGTCATTACAATTATTATCTACTCTTACGTTTGTGTATTTAAATGAAGGGGCATAATTTAACCGactgtatataattattatacttgtaTATTTTACTCACGTGTctgtaatataaattatatcctTCAGTTTAAACACTCCTTCTCTATCAGTAAACAAGTTTAGTGTTTACACATAAATGTGTTGATTTACTGAATGGTAAGTTTAGTAAGTCGATTTATTTATCGATAGAGTGAATTTGTTATTTCTGAAACATATTCGTATGGATTGAGATTTTGTAATAGATAGTTATTGGGTGTAAattcaaagaaaataaaatcgGATGGGTAGGTAGGCATAAAGTTctttaataatgataattaattgatagtgatgaaaataaattcacaaATCTGTTGAACATTAATGAAACAAGTGTTATAAATAACACTATAATGAATATAACAACACCTACTAAACTTTTAATTACAttagctaagtaggtacaaaaggtAGCTCTTTAACGTTCTGGTTGTTTTAAACTCATAAAAACTTGTGTAAGCCTTTATTAGTTTACAAGCAAGTGGGCCATGTATCATAACTTTGAAGCCcaaataatgtattttaaatCTACTCGAAGTTGTAAGTGATTTATGCCATACTTCCCAGCAACTTGGGCGTAACAAATTTGAAAGTGCCGCTTGGCTGCTTTGAAAAACTATATTTGTCGTGTCGGACACCCCTCGAACTTCCCTCATTGGAATATTCTGGAACTGTGGCCTGTAATGGATAGCCTGTATTGTTTCCTGTTCAGATTTATGGAGGTAACTTGTAACGGCTTCTTTAATTAGACTTCTTCATTTAAATTGATTGTTGCTGACTCGCTTGCTGTAATTTGAAACTGGTGCTCAAGAAAGTTACGAATGTATCTTCAATTATGAAGTATCTGTCTAGTAAGATTACTTGTAAACCAATTTAAACTTTGTACCTACAATTAGAGAATATTGGTAGTAGTTACCTATTAATTATCTGTGCAACGCTTTGATGTATTAACGGGTTCTTTGAAAATGAATTAGAATTCTCTAATCTTGGTTGTATAGCCGTGTACGCTTCTCTGTGGAAGTCATTACCGGTGGTACTTTGTTAGCTTAATGAATTGACTGATGGCAGAAGTCGGGCAGAGTGCTGGTGGGGTTAAGTAGGACCTGCCGATTAATCACCCTGTCAGTACAGTTTCCAATTGCTACTCGTCACGAATCCCCTTTAGTGGTAGCTATAATTAGGGTTCCttgtatcaataataatttaactccGTGTAATGGGGAAAAGTAATTGAGAGTAAATAAGATTAAGATTTATACAATAAGGAAAatgactttttttaaagaacagaAACAATGTGAGTTTTTACTGTTTTGGATATTTACaacatattttagcgtttaaactaccgtgagtgaccgtgaaaggaccccggatgggttcgaaactagtcgggctaacgtcgactaatcacgtgagtacagccgggacagatattatttataatttacaacATATTTGTTGTAACTAGCGTCGGTATTGTAATTCACAGAATCAACCAGTACGCAATGTTGCTAGACCCACATATTTTCATCCAAGGCTAGACcatagttttttgtttttatcttttattttttactttttgattAGTCATAGAACAAAGTTTCTTTATCCAAAAACAAAATGACtttgattttaatatatttgaaataatattatgtctttgTTCTGAGAGGGTGTACGAATTAGGCGAGTTTCCTCTAACTAAGCGTCTATTATTTTGGCTACACTCGGCTTTTATCGGGTATTTTATCTGACCGAGTGTAGATGAGTAGGTGAGTAATTATTCCCTGGCGGTCTAGAGATTGTAATCCCGCGGGATCAGAAAGGGCGGTGTGAATGGTAATAGGAGCTCCCGAGGTGCTGCGGTCTGATTTACGGCTAAGATTcaataatgaatattttaagcGTTGATTTATTCACCGTTCATTTCTTGGAGTCCTTTGGTTTATACTTAATTTAGGATTCATAGTTTTTGGTTGATTATATTGATTTTGAACAATTTCAGAATGTACTTTACAGTATAAATCGTCTATATTTCATACTGTAGCAGAATTGATTTTCTTCATTTCTTTTTCTGAAAGAAGTTATTTGGTCTAACAAGTAAGTCTCTAGGTATTATAGATTTTTGCTATCGCATCGAGTAGGTGGATAATGATTCTCTGGCGGTCTAGAGATTGTAATCCCGTGGGATCAAAAAGGGTGGTGTGAATGGTAATAGGAGCTCCCGAGGTGCTGCGGTCTGATTTACGGCTAAGATTcaataatgaatattttaagcGTTGAGTTATTCACTGTTCATTTCTTGAAGTTCTTTGGTTTGTACTTCATTTAGGATTCATAGACTTCGGTTCATAGAGGTCGCTATatataggcctcataagaaagcttagagtcATTCAGTGGCAGCCTCTAGTATTAAATACCAAGATCTTCTTCGGGTCTCCCAGCgaactaagtaagtaattgaATGAACAATACAACCAGCAAAAAAACGATCGCGCGAAGAGGTAATCCtacgtaaaataaaaatcgttttaactgaaaatcATTCAAAATTTAAAGCCAATGTCATGATCAGCATTCAGCAGCGCTTTATTTAGCTGTTTATTTGACCGAGTGCCAATGAAATCGTGGCCAATTATTTCGAAGTGGTCCAGAGATTGTAATCCTGCGGGATTGAAAAGGGTTGAGTGAACGGCAATAGCAACTTTCCGAGATGTTATatgaataaatccaaaaaccgtgaatttgtgtttttttaattagttcaaTTACGTTGAATTTTTGCAGCtcaaaataaatttaacatTTCATCGATAAAATTTTATGTTGCTGGTGTGTTTATGGATTTTTTAATCAAACAAAATCCTAACAAACAACGGCTTGGTGTGCTGTTTTTAAATACTGttacattttacaaaatatgggaATAAGAAAAATATCGTTTAATAAAATCTTCGCACAATGGTTACAATTTTCAACGGTAGAGgtataaatacaaatattacCTATATGAAAACGTACTATGATGGAAATCTGAATCTTTTATCAAAACAGGAATACCAGTGACAGCTATAAAATTGATGGAACGATTTTAGCAGGTTTCCGTTTTtctctaataattttttttaactctattttttatacttactcataaaaatatatgtcggagaacaagaggatggccgataattattattgatctttagccgacatcagaatgtagtaattaataagtaggtactttaatccatgttatttacaaatagttctcagtaacgtatcgcacatggaaaccatcaacgtaacacaaccagatcaccctaacctaaccctacctatggtcgcctcccatcacccctcacagcgacccctcacctcactctaaactagctagcctgagctaaacactacatcgtgtgattagggcgcaattgccattgcaacctctcaatcaaatcacgacctgttccgttatctaatcatctcaaggtaatcaatcacaacttcatgaacgctcttaaaaggatcattgcattgacTCTCTTATGATCTAAACCCGATCGTAttattgacttctcattactaattcagaatatcgcaatagctctaccttctctactctgtgcacatctacacacagaacaccatagcatcgtgcgccacatgcgccacgactactatccacccaaataagcgatcaccacagaaaccaggtagaatgcaagctattcgatctcgtaggaaactcattgtctaatccatttcaacactacacaagagtcatcaatgattctttaccaaccgggtcaTTCCAGCATTAATCCATCGATATTCCATATCACAACTACACCAATATTAATCATGCTAGCagccagtggcggatttgcccttaggcacaataggcccgtgcctagagcggccacatattaggggcggccgctctgcaatgcatcgtattaatacttataactaacttgaacttatataaataatcaataagttCAAGAGAAAtcaggaatagaaagtgcgtaAGCAACCAATAAAAGGACAATAGATCATTGTTTTTACGTGAACGAAACAATAGGTCAAGGATCGAGAAAGGCAAAAGCGTAAACACTTAAGTACAACCCATATTCACAAatgttactatgaggtctcatgttgcgttcgaacgcacatggtacagaaaacctattcataaacaacaggagggacggacgacaccaccaaaacgagaccataaaactttacgcgatacattttggcaaaacaaTACAGATAGGGTATAGGGTGTAATGTCCGAGTGtttgtgtgatttaaataatttctctttgaaaaatcgcgattaataaagtaaatccttgagaaaacataatataaagagcgatcactacaaaacttatacctacgtgatataaaaaaaacgattaTTACGGTGCCGATGAATTTCAA
This genomic stretch from Maniola hyperantus chromosome 2, iAphHyp1.2, whole genome shotgun sequence harbors:
- the LOC138403929 gene encoding uncharacterized protein — its product is MDDEIVVLWWYLNRRQNKRKHWVHPILRERFSLGTFETLMGELRRDESKFFNYFRMTATTFDDLLGRLDIRVRDTSFRECICPEQRLAICLRYLASGCSFKEIHYSYRVGVSTISKLIKEMTHVIWENLKTDFLKLPDTEREWEDIASGFERKANFPHCLGAVDGKHIRILKPAKSGSMFFNYKEYYSFVLMAVVDSEYRFIFISVGSFGKECDSSILKDSTFWQKINDGTLNVPKPRPLHENLHEELPFILVGDEGFALTPNLLRPYGGTHLNTDKKIFNYRLSRARRYVECAFGILANKWRIIHRAIDLNVDTAIQVIKACAVLHNFVREKDGINFESYQNIEHRQEQETTLMNRNVSSRGGPNANAIRTSFTNYFVSDIGSVPWQAAAIK